The genomic segment AAGTGGTTAATGCAAAATGTGCTTGTAAGGACTGTGTTTGTGTTTTTGAGGTAAGTAAAGCTGTTCAGAAAGACAATAAATATTATTGTAGTGATGCTTGTGCTGATAACCATAAAAATCAATCAGGCTGCAATCATTCATGTTGTGATAACTGCAAAGGTTGATCCTTAATATTAGGCGTCAGCAACATTATTTATAAAACGGTATAGCTTGG from the Spartinivicinus poritis genome contains:
- a CDS encoding metallothionein, with the protein product MTEVVNAKCACKDCVCVFEVSKAVQKDNKYYCSDACADNHKNQSGCNHSCCDNCKG